The Triticum urartu cultivar G1812 chromosome 5, Tu2.1, whole genome shotgun sequence genome contains the following window.
GAAACCCGAGTGACCACCGATCGCTCCGGTGTGGAGGGCCTCGAGAATCTTCTTCTGTAACGCCACATTGTCGCCCAACCAAACCCGACCGTGCTGCTTGATAACCCCCTGGCTGAGTTGAAAACCATCCTGCTTTCCTGGCACTGTGGCCAGCCGAGCGAGCAAACGTTGCGCTGCCGGATCTTCAGCATAGCCTTTTTGCACATCCTCCAGCCAGGCCGGTACTGCTGATGTAATGGTGGCGAGGTCCCCCTGCGGAACAGGCGGTCGGCGCGATAAGGCATCAGCGGCACGGTTATCCACTCCTTTTTTGTAGATGATGTGATAGCGGAGCCCGAGCAGCTTGGCCATGATCTTCTGCTGCCATGGTGTCGCTAGTCGCTGGTCCTCCAAGTGAATGAGACCGCGCTGGTCTGTGTGTACTATGAATTCGTCATTCTGGAGATACACACGCTACTGGTCTACCGCCAAGAGAATGGCCAGGCCTTCCTTTTCATAGGTGGAGAGCATGCGATTGCGCGGTCCCAATGCGCGACTGAGGAACCAATTGGGTGCTTCTCTTGTGAGAGAACTGCACCAATTCCTTGGTCACAAGCATCAGTTTCCAGCTCAAATGTTTTAGTGAAATCCGGCAGGGCGAGTACCGGGGCTGTGACCAGAGCCTGTTGGAGTTCTCTGAATGATGCCTCTTCGAGTTGAGTCCACCTGAACACCACATTCTTCTTCAAGAGATCTGTGAGGGGGCGACCGATGATTGCAAAACCTCGGACGAACCTCCGATAATAGCCCGCAAGGCCCAAGAAACCGCGCACCTCTTTCACACAAGTGGGTACTGGCCAAGTCTGAACCGCGCTGATGTTTCTGTTATCCGTCCGCACACCTTCCCCGCTGATTTCAGGTCCCAGATATAAGAGCCTGGGGCAAGCAAAGAAGCATTTGCTTCGCTTGAGCTTGAACTGATGCTCCTGGAGGCGCTGGAACACTTGGCGCAGTAGGGTCACATGTGTCTTCTTGTCTTTGCTGTGCACTAAGATATCATCGATGAACACGAGGACTCCATGGCGCAGTAAGGGTGACAGTACCATGTGCATCCCACCCTGAAAAGTAGCTGGTCCTCCCGTCAAGCCGTATGACAGCACCTTGAACTCGAAATGCCCATGATGTGTTTTGAAGGCTGTTTTGTGGGCATCTTCCGGTTTCATGCGAATCTGATGACAGCCAGAGCGCAAGTCGAGAGTGGTGAACCAGCATGACCCTGCCAGCTCGTCGAGAAGTTCTTCAATCACTGGTAAGGGAAACCTATTTTTGATTGTGTTTGCGTTGAGGTGCCGGTAATCAATGCAGAATCGCCAAGTCAAGTCTTTCTTCTACACCAATAGGACCGGTGACGCAAACGGACTGGAGCTTGGCTGAATTATCCCTTGAGCTAACATCTCAGTGACTTGCCGTTCCACCTCATCTTTTTGGGCCGGGCTGTGCCGATAGGGTCGTATGTTGACTGGTCGAGCTCCCGGCACCAAAGGAATGGAATGATCAAACGAGCGTTGTGGTGGCAGCCCTTTGGGTTCCTCGAACAGTGCGGCATACTGTTTCAAGAGTTCAGCCACTTCCGGAGGAATTGGAGGATCATTCGTGTCTTCTGCCACCGTACACAGTTTGACCACTCTGGCCACCGCTGTCTGTTGCAGTAATTCGTGTAGTTCCGCTCCCGAGATCATCTGACACTGAGTGATATCTGCTCGAGCCCCATAGAGTTGCACTTCTCATCCATCATGCTGAAACGCCATGGTCTTCTCCAGCCAGTGTACCTTCATTGGGCTATGGTCAGCCAGCCAGTCAATCCCAAGAATTACATCATAACTTCCCAACGGAAGAACTCTGAGATTGGTGGTGAACTCGACCCCCTGCGAATTCCACTTGCACGCTGGGATCTCTTGGTCAGACTGCAGAATACTGCCATTTGCCACCCGCACCGAGAGAGCACGATGAGCGGGCTTAACTCCTTGGAGATGAGTGGCCAGAGCAGCGCTCACGAAACTGTGGGATGAACCGGAATCCACCAGCATGAGGACCTCTTTGCCTTGCACCCAGCCATGTAAGCGCATGGTTGTTGGCGCTTCCGCACCGTCTACTGCTGCCTGCGAGAGCACGCAACAGTCAGCTTCACTTGGTGTGGACTCTGTGGATGGTGTTGGTTGTGCTGGCCCTTGCAACATCTCGATCAGCTCTTCCACTATATGAAGTTGCACTGTTGGCGCGCAACGATGTTCGCGGCTCCAGCGCTCGCCGCAAGTGAAACAAAGCCCTTTGGCGCGACGGTAGGCCCGAAGGGTGGCCAGCTTGTCGTCGTTCGGTGGAGTACGAGTCGTCTCCGGTGGGCGTGACTCTGATGCAGTACCCCCTTGCCGAGCGATTGCTGATGGTGGTGGGGGTAAGGGCAGGGCCATACGAGGGATTGCCCGGCCCCCTTGAGAGCTTGGCGGCAGCGCGGGGTGGCGCCTCTCGTCCCGCCGAAGAGCCTCCACGACTTCTTCCTGCAAACACGCGAGATCCACAGCAGTATCCAATGTTTGGGGTTGATGTAAAACAACTGCAACACGTATATCACGTTGCAATCCATCCATGAATTGGGTGACAAAAAATGCAGGATCCCAAGAGCTATGATGAGCTAATAGGTTATGCATCAACTGAGTGAATTGCTCTGCGTATTTGGTGACAGTGCCTGTTTGTCGCAAGCGATTGAACTGGCGCAACAAATTCTGAAACTCTTCCCTACCAAACTGTGCACAAATAACAGATGCAAACTCCCCCCACTCCTGGTAATGCAAATGAGCTTGCGACGACTGCAACCATGACAGTGCGTTGTCGGTGAAATACATTTCCGCACAACTAACCCATGTGTCCGCACTCAAGGTGCACACCCAAAAGTATGCCTCACATTTGAGACGCCAGGCACGCGGATTGGATCCATCGAACAATGGAAAATCAAACCGCGGTGGTGGTGGCAATCTAAAGTACCCACGATCCCCAGCAAATGACTGCTCGCCATGGTGATAGAAGTCGGACGTACCAGTGGCCGGAGGTAATCGCGGGGTGCGGATCTCCCCTGACGATTTCCCCCGAAGATCAGTGAAAACGCCGTGGCCATCGGGCCCGTGACTGGTGTCACCACGATCTGAGATGTCGACGGCGCGCAGATGAGGTGCGTCGGCCGTCGGTGGTGGCAATCGGGGCCGCGATCCATCCGCGATGAGAGGGAGGAGCGGCGGAAGCTCGCTGAGCCGCGGAAGAGGAGGTGGTGGAGCAGTCGCCGTGGCCCTGTCCACCGGCGGTGGGAGCGTGGCCTTGTCGATCTGAGTCCGCAAGTGACCCACCTCCGATCGGATCTCCTCCACAGACTGCTCGATCTGGGGCCGCCATCCTTGCAGCTCGTGGACCACGGGGTGGATGTCCTCGATCTTGGTTGTGAGGGCCGCAATTGCCGCGGTCAGATCCGCGATCGCCTTGGTGTGCTCCTCCATCGTCATAGCCTTGCCCCTTCTTGTCTGGATGATGGATGGAAATCTCCCCGCCAGATTGGGAAGGGTGGAGAAAAAAATTGGCTGGATCTGGTGGCTCTGATTACCAATTGTTAAGGTCCCGCTATCACTTCACTCGAATTCATCAAGAGATACAGGATTTTGAGTAGCAGAATCAGGGTTCTAGAGGAAGGAAATGGGGATAAGAGGAGGAGCCGCCGCCGTCCAGTGTCTAGTTTCTCCACACCCCGCACCCAGGGAGAAGGCGCAGTACTTAACCCTTCCTGCCGGTGTTCCATTCTGGACCTGTATAGCGTTTGTTGGGCTGGGCCTGGCGACGCGGTCGTTCCAGCCCAGTCGCCTTGGTCGTGGCGGTGTCATCCTGGTCTTCTGCTGTTGGGGCCTGAGGGCCATGGGCCGTAACAGAAGACGCCGGCGCCGTTGTTGCCCAAGCCCCCGCCGTAGCGGCCGCCCACGGCCGGCATGCCCGGAAGGTCCCCCATGCTCCCACGCCGGCACGCCCACGAACAGGTTCTTCCTGCGCCCTCTCCTCCTGCACCGGCGCCGCTCTCTGAGGCAGCAGCGGCCGGAAGCGAGGCCTCCCCCGCGAC
Protein-coding sequences here:
- the LOC125507475 gene encoding uncharacterized protein LOC125507475, yielding MTMEEHTKAIADLTAAIAALTTKIEDIHPVVHELQGWRPQIEQSVEEIRSEVGHLRTQIDKATLPPPVDRATATAPPPPLPRLSELPPLLPLIADGSRPRLPPPTADAPHLRAVDISDRGDTSHGPDGHGVFTDLRGKSSGEIRTPRLPPATGTSDFYHHGEQSFAGDRGYFRLPPPPRFDFPLFDGSNPRAWRLKCEAYFWVCTLSADTWVSCAEMYFTDNALSWLQSSQAHLHYQEWGEFASVICAQFGREEFQNLLRQFNRLRQTGTVTKYAEQFTQLMHNLLAHHSSWDPAFFVTQFMDGLQRDIRVAVVLHQPQTLDTAVDLACLQEEVVEALRRDERRHPALPPSSQGGRAIPRMALPLPPPPSAIARQGGTASESRPPETTRTPPNDDKLATLRAYRRAKGLCFTCGERWSREHRCAPTVQLHIVEELIEMLQGPAQPTPSTESTPSEADCCVLSQAAVDGAEAPTTMRLHGWVQGKEVLMLVDSGSSHSFVSAALATHLQGVKPAHRALSVRVANGSILQSDQEIPACKWNSQGVEFTTNLRVLPLGSYDVILGIDWLADHSPMKVHWLEKTMAFQHDG